The following DNA comes from Hordeum vulgare subsp. vulgare chromosome 3H, MorexV3_pseudomolecules_assembly, whole genome shotgun sequence.
CTCCAGATGCTGCGATGAGGACCACCGCCACCGCTTCCGCCTCCGCCGGTTTCCTCCCGGCCTCCCTCGCTGCGCTCCTCTCTCGCCCGACCGACGCCGCTGCTGTCGCTGCTCCAATCAGCACCCTCAGCGTCGGCTCCATCTTCTCGGCGGCATCGTACTCGTGCCACCTCCGATGCCTGTTCTGCCGTTGGTTCCCTCCTCGGGGACCCCCTCGGCGCCCGCTGAGGTCGCTGCCCTCTCGGCACCGCTGGTAGCCGCCTCCACGCCACCGGCCACGACGCCCGCCATGGAGCCCTACCTCGACGCCAACActgcccagccgccgccgccgctcggtgCCTATGTGGCGCCGGCGCCTGTGAGAGCGGCTACTGCGGCGTATACGCCGCCTGTTGTCTTCATGCCGGGGAGTCTACCTGCGCCGTTCCAGTTTGGCCATCTCATCACCACCAAGCTATCTTCGGATAACTACGTGTTCTGGCGTGCGCAGGTTCTTCCACTCCTTGGGAGTCATTACCTCCTCGGCTACGTCGACGACTCCTATCCGTGCCCTCCTGCGATCGTGGACAGCGTCAATGGACCCATCTACAACCCAGCGCATCGCGTCTGGACAGGGCAGGACCAGGCGAACCTCTCGGCTATCCAGGGGTCGCTTACCCCGGAGGTTGCCGGGATGCTCGTCTTCGCCAAGACCTCTCACGAGGCCTGGACTATCCTGGAGCGCTCCTTCGCGTCGCAGTCGCAGGCGCGTTCCAGTGCTCTCTGTCCCCAACTTGGTGAGTGCGAGAAGCTCGATGGCACGACCACCGCCTTCTACCACAAGGTCAAGTCCATCGCCGACACTCTGGCCTCCATTGGCCAGCCTCTCACCGACACCGAGTTCAACTCCTACATCGTCAACGGTCTTGACGAGGAGTATGATGGACTTGTGGAGATCATCAACGAGCGTGGCCACACGTCTCCGATGCCGGCGCACGAGCTCTGCTCGCGTCTTCTTCTCACCGAGCAGCGCATGGAGGCGCGCCGCACTCGTGGCCGAGGTCTTCCCTCGGCAAACGCCGCCTACAAGGCGGGTCGCGGCGGTTCGGGCTCTGCTGCTCACTTGGCCCCCTCGGGCAAGGGTCCCACTGCGCCGCTACTTTCGGCCCCTCCCCCTGCATCGtcctctggggggggggggtcgtccTACCCGGGAGTGCCAGCTCTGTGGACGTGCGGGTCACTATGCCTCTAAGTGCCACCGCCGCTTCCAGAAGAGTTTCCTTGGCCTCTACAACGACGACAAGGACTCGCGCAACAACGAGCGTCAGGCGCAGTTGGCTGATAAGCCAGCACCTCGGGAGCAGCAGGGACACACACAGTCCTATCCCGTTGACCCCCACTGGTACATGGGCAGTGGGGCTACGGATCACCTCACCAGCGAGCTCGGCAAGCTCCACTCTCGTGAGGCCTACCACGGCACCGACAAGGTTCACACCGCCAATGGAGTAGGTATGCGCATCTCTCATATTGGTCAAGCATGTCTTCTCACTAGCCATCCAAATAGGAGTCTTCAACTTCGTAATGTTCTTCGCGTTCCTGCTATGACGCGTAATCTCCTTTCAGTTCCTAAGCTTAACGCTGATAACAATGTTCTCTGTGAATTTCACCCCTTTGATCTTTTTATTAAGGATCGAGCCACGAGGGACGTTCTTCTTAGCGGACAGCTATGCCAGGGTCTCTATCGTCTGGAGCATCCTGGCGTCTCTTAGGTTTTTAACGGAGTTCGTGTTTCGCCGTCACAGTGGCATGCTCGTCTTGGTCATCCTGCCACTCCTATCGTCCGTCATATTTTGCGTCGTCATGAGCTTCCTAGCATGTCTAATAATAAAGATGTAGTAGTGTGTGATGCTTGTCAGCAAGGGAAGAGTCATCAACTTCCTTTTTCAGCATCTAGTCGTGAGGTCAAACATCCTCTTGAACTTGTCTTTTCAGATGTATGGGGTCCTGCACAGACTTCTACCAGTGGTCATAATTATTATGTCAGTTTCATTGATGCTTACAGTCGCTTTACTTGGCTTTATCTTCTTAAGCGTAAATCTGATGTGTTTCATATAGTTGTTCAATTTCAAAAACATGTTGAACGCCTTCTCAAGCATAAGATTGTTCATGTGCAGTCAGATTGGGGTGGCGAATATCGCAACCTTGATTCCTTTTTCAGCTCGCTTGGGATCGCGCATCGTTTAGCATGTCCACATACACATTAGCAGAATGGTTCTGTCGAACGTAAGCATCGTCATATTGTTGAGACTGATCttactcttttggcccatgcttctGTTCCTTTTCGGTTTTAAAGTGATGCTTTTACCACCGCATGTTTCCTCATCAACCGTACTCCTACTCGTGTTTTAGACATGAAGACTCCTATCGAACTCCTTCTTAATGAACAACCCGATTATACCTTTTTTAAGGTGTTTGGGTGTGCTTGCTGGCCACATTTACGTCCCTACAATAAACGTAAGCTCGAGTTTCGTTCTAAGAAGTGTGTTTTCCTTGGCTATAGTTCCCTTCATAAAGGATACAAATGTCTTCATGTTCCCACAAATCGTGTCTATATATCTCGGGATGTTGTGTTTGATGAACATGTGTTTCCCTTTGCCAACTTACCTGTGTCCACCCATGAGTCGCCATCTATGCATTCATCCTCTCTTGCCCCTGACCAATTTGATGATCTTGCATATGCTCCTATTTTGTTACCTAACCATGGTGCAGGTGTTGGTAGAGGTGCTCGTCTTGAGCTTCTGGACGAGCCTGCAGCGGCACCGGCTGCTGTCGGTCGCGAAGACTGTGGTTCCCTGGCGACGCCGGTTCGGTCGGCCCCCCTCTCGGCGCCGGTGCAACCGGCGGTCTCGCCTGCGCCTGGGCTGCTGCCGCTGGCCTCACGCCCCGCGCCACCCCCGGTGAGCCCTCGCCCCGTCTTGCCCGTGCGGCCGTCCTCGCCTGCGTCACCGTCGCTACGCTTGTCGGCGCCGTCCAGCCCCTCGCCGGCTGGGCACCCGTCACCGCCGCCCAGCTCATCGCCGGCTGGGCTGTCTTCACCGCCGCCCAGCCCCTCCCCGGCtgggtcctcttcctcgacgcccAACCCTTCGCTGGCTGGGCCCTCTTCGCCAACGCCCAGCCCCTCGCCGGTTGGGCCCACATCACCGCCGCGCAGCTCACCGCCAGCTGGCCCCTTGCCGGCTCCTGTGGCCTCTCGCCCACACACACAGCCGCAGTGGTGTTGTCTGCCTTCTTAAGCGCACCGACGGTACTGTTGCGTGGTATGCCTCTTGCATGGCTGCTGCTCTTGCGGATCCGTCCTTGGAACCGCGTACGTATCAGACTGCGCTGACTATTCCTCATTGGAGAGAGGCTATGGAGCAGGAGTATCACGCTCTTCTTCGCAATGAGACGTGGACTCTGGTTCCTCCACCCCTAGGGTCAacgtcattgattttaaatgggtcTTCAAGGTAAAAAAGCATTCTGATGGATCTATTGAGCGCTACAAAGCGCGTCTTGTTGCTAGGGGATTTCGGCAACGCTATGGTCTTGATTATGAGGACATTTTCAGCCCTGTGGTCAAACCTACTACTATCAGGCTTCTTCTGTCGCTTGCAGTTACTCGAGTTTGGTCTCTTCGTCAGCTTGATGTGCAGAATGCTTTCCTTCATGGCTTATTggaggaggaggtttatatgcGACAACTGCCTGGTTTTTCTGATCCTGATCGTCCTGATTATCTATGTCGTCTTACCAAAGCACTCTATGGTCTGAAGCAAGCACCCCGTGCCTGGCATGCCCGTCTTGCGACAGCTCTTCGTGCTCATGGTTTTGCACCATCTACTGCTGATTCATCATTATTTCTTCTACAGAAACCTGAGGTCACTATGTACTTGCTGGTTTATGTAGATGATATCATTCTGCTCAGTTCTTCACAGTTTGCTGCTGACGCTCTTGTTCGTGCTCTTGGTACTGATTTTGCTGTCAAAGATCTTGGGAGACTTCACTACTTTCTCGGTGTGGAAGTGGCTCCTAGGGATGTTGGTCTTGTTATGACACAAAAGAAGTATTCATTAGACTTGTTGCAGCGAGCTGGGATGCTTAAGTGCAAGACGTCAACTACCCCTATGTCTACCACTGACAAGATTACTGCTGTTGATGGTGAGCTTCTGTCCTCTGCTGATGCTACTATGTACAGGAGTATTGTTGGTGGTCTTCAGTATCTGACGATAACGAGACCAGATATCTCTTTTGCGGTCAACAGAGTTTGTCAGTATCTTCATGCACCCCGTGACACTCATTGGTCTGCTGTTAAGCGCATCATGCGCTATGTCCGACTTACACTGTCCCATGGGCTTcaccttcggccgaaccctactGGGGTGCTCCCAgcgtattctgatgcggattgggctggcAGTCCGGATGACACGCGATCCACGGGGGGCTATGCTGTGTTCTTTGGCTCCAACTTGATCGCCTGGAGTGCTCGGAAACAGGCTACTATGTCACGTAGCAGTACTGAAGCTGAATATAAGGCTGTGGCCAATGCCACTGCAGAGCTCATATGGGTACAATCTTTGCTTCAGGAATTGGGGATTTCACAACCGCAGCCTCCTATACTTTGGTGTGATAACATTGGTGCTACATACCTCTCTGCAAATCCGGTATTCCATGCTCGAACCAAACACATCGAAGTTGACTATCACTTTGTGAGGGAACGTGTTTCTCAGAAGCTATTACAGATCAAGTTCATCTCTTCAAAGGATCAACTTGTAGATTTAAATCGGGATTGCATAGTTCATGATACCATCAACCAGAATTTTAACTTGAGGGTTCATTCCACCGACTTCTATAGATTTAAGATTTAAAAtagattttttcctttttcgatGTATCATTGCAGGTATCCCATTCTTATTCCAGAACATTACTAAGTACACTTGATACAGTTAATCACATTCGAGAAATAAATCGCAGGCAGAGCGTCATCGAACTGACTGATGACCAATTTACCTATGATATGATACGGGTCTCAGTTTCAGAGCGGGGTGGCGCGTTGGCCGCTCACTCGCCATCAACCGTGGTACTCGCGGACGCGTGAATGATTTCGGGCAATTGCTCCGAGGAATCAAGAGTCTGACGGATAGATAGGAAGACGATGCTGGTTTGATCAGAAGATGTCGAGGATCTCCTGGATGAAGCCGTTGCAGAGCGGGCAGTTGCCGCGGCTGACCCAGAGCTCGCGGGAGCAGAGGCGGCAGAATGTGTGGCCGCACGGGATGAAGGCGGCGCCCTTGTGCCGCACCATGCACACGCAGCACACGTGCACCAtctcctcctcgcgcccctcgccgtcgtcctcgtcgtcgtcggcgtGCGCGTTCTTGCTGGCCCCGCCGCCTGcgccctcgtcctcgtcctcgtcctcgtcccagCTGTCCGTCTGCTCCAGCAGCGCCATCAGGGACATCTGCGCCGCCGGCGCCTCCTCCTTgccttcctcctcgtcctcgtcgtgcTCTGACTCGTCCTCGGAACCCTCGTCGTCGACCACGGTGGCAGAGCGGTCGGCGCGTCCGATCGTGGCTGCGGAACAGACCCGAGTGGAGGCCGCGCGCGAGAATGTGGGAGTCTGGCGGAGGGAGGAGGTGCGGGAGAAGGCCGCCGTGGCCTCACCTTGCGCGTAGATGTACTTGTTGCTGCGgtggctgccgctgccgctgttcTTCAGGCTACCGGCGCTGTCCGTCGTGCTGGGCTTCTCCGACGGACTGGACCAGGCGTTCACGGAGCGGCGGAGCCGGAGACGGTCGCGCAGCGGCTTCCAGTTGACCATGCCGCCACTACCTCCACCGTCCGCCGCGGTGCGACCGGCGTCAGCGCTCAGGTGGCTGTTGTCGGCGGGGATCCTGAGGAAGTCGCGGATGGCCGGGTCGGGCGTGGACAGCTGCTCCGAGAGCGTCATCGACCGCCGCAGCTCCGGCCGGCGCTCCATCGCACCTTTGACGCCGCCGCTGCGTGGAACGAATGATTGTGCGTATCCTTGGCGTGGAGAAGGAGGTAAGGCGCTAGGGTGGTGGAAGGGGTCGAGATTGCACCTTATATatggccgagagagagatggtggTAGAAGGAATGGGGAAGAGGAGAGGAGGTCGAGCGGGTCTCCCCGCTCCCGGGCCTTTTGAACTCCGATTTGCGGCCACCGCAGCGTGCGGCATGGATACGAAATTACAGCGGCGCCAGCCGTGCTTTCCGGTGAATCAGTTGTCAATGGACGAGTCGAGTTGAGCCTGATGGCTGCGATCTCATGGCTACGATCGGCGCCGATGAGGTGGATGGACGTGTGGCGGGGAGAAAAGCTCCATGCTTAGCCGAGAACGGCTATAGTTGGGAGTATTGCTATATGTGGACGTACTAGTACTACGTACATGAGAGAGATGATTTGCACGAAATATTCATGTCCTTCTCCGGCGGCTAGCTAACCTAAAACTTGATACCTATATATAGACCATTTTGATTCTATCTCTCATTCCCATACTTGCACAAAACTGCAGATCACGTTCACATCAAGTTGCAATGATGCCAAGGAATTTGCATTCACTCCACATTACATttcaatcaataaatttggaaatCAAAAACATAGACCTATGCGACATTACACCAAAAACACGTCATATGCACTGTTTTGGGGCTGTTTCAGCTTTTTTTAACCTTAAAAACATAAGGCTCGAAGGTCCAAACGGTTTCAACTTTTGGTCAACCGTTGCCTTCTGAATTATTATTTCAAAATCATGAaaacaaaaaatgttcatgcatctaAAAACAATATCTCGAATTTGAAAAATAGTTCACAGAAATATGAAAAGTTCATCAAATCTTTCGAAATAAAGTTCACCAATTCCAAAAAAAGTtcattaattttgaaaaaagttcacaaaacaaaaacaagtttgtcgaatttgaaaatcattcatcaaatttcacaaaaaaaatcattgaattttagaaaaaaatcatcaatttcaaAAAAAGGTCATAAAGTTTGAAAAACGTTCAtagaatttgaaaaaaagttcaaagaatttgaaaaaaaatatcatttttttcaaaagttcactaatttaaaaacaaatcatGTATGTTATAAAAAAGTCCGTTGAACtgaaaaaagttcaaaaacctttaaaaaattcatcaattttgaaaaaaaacatccatttcaaaaaaaagttcatcaaatttaaaaaaatttcATCAAAAATTGGAAAAGATTCAGccatattcaaaaaaattcataGAATTTTAATAAAAAAATTGTAAAAGGTTCATTGATTTGGAAAAGAGTTTATtcgtttgaaaaaaagttcatcaaaaacgggatgcgctttttcaaaaaataaacaattatataaaaataaaatggaaatgaaaaattaataaaaagagtaaagaaatgaaacaaaaaagaaagaaaagaaaaacgaaaCCTAAATGAAAAAACCCATGTAGAAAGCTTCGAAAAGCTTCACAGAACCGGAAAAATCTTCCGCCCGCGGGAACTTACACGGGCCTGCCCATGACCGAACGTTGCAGGAACCGGTTAAGAAAAATGCACTTTAACCGGCGCGTGCAGCGCCAAATAGGATTTACTCAAAAAATATAGGTATACCAATCCTTGGGGCAAGTTGTTCTAAGTTGCGGCTTGCCCAGCAAAGCTTCGTTTTTTTAAACCTTTCTTTTTAATTCAGCTGAATGTTTCAGCAAAGCCGTCCAGAACCCCACATGAAACAACTGTTAGCAACATTAATGGGCTTCGGATCAAAGGAGAAAATTGCAGGACACTACCACACTTGGACACGTCGTGGCGGATAGGTACAAATAGTCAAAATCTTTGCATGTCAGTGCTAGTTCATAGCCTAATTGTTGCAAAACGGGCTGACAACATATACATGTGTATTGGTGATGTATGTGACATACCTAGCCCGCATGTCAAGCGTACACGGTGGCATACACGACTGCGACCGCGACCGAACCGGCTCGGTCGCCTGCTGTAACTGGCTCGGCCGAACTAGACGAACCCTAGccttcctctcccctctccctctctgcgCGGCTCTCTGGCGATGGTGGCGGCGACTCCCGGCGGTGGTGACGTTGCGGGCGGGTACGGAGACCTTCCCGGCCTCGGGCCAGATGACCACGTAGGTCTGGTTGTGGAGACCGCGGCTCCAGTTCGTACCACTCCTCCGACGAATGAGgatttggaggaggaggcggcgctatCCATGGAGGACGGGGTGAAGCTGGCAGCGATCTAGGTGGCCAACCCTACCAGTAGCCATCACTGGACCAGTGGTGCTGGTGGCAGCATGGTGTAAGTACTCTACCCCTCTTTCTTCCTAATTAAAATCTGTTGGGCTAGGGTTAGTTGCTCATTTGAAATTATTTCTGTCAAATGTAGTTTGCATGATGTTGTTTGGAAACTTTGGATTCACTTTGATTCGAAGCCAAATTTGGAAATGAAGCTATGTAGCTCAAATGTTACATTTTCTGAACTTATATGCAGTGCTGAAAACACAAGGGTTTTATTTCTCTGATGAGCTCTACCACATGAAAAATTTAGGCATAGGAGAGGAGATAGAGCATGGCTTAGAATTGATTGACACAAACATCAAACTGCAGCAAGTGAAGAAGGAATACAAGCATAGTCTAGTTCTGAATTTGCTAGTGAGGGCATCACTAAAATTTTTATgtcaaagagaagagagatcaaaTGTGATCAATGTCATTAATGTATGTCATAGAGAAGAACAATTAGCAACAATATTGTATCAACCAGCTGTTCTGTATGATCTCAGTGAGCATGCAGTTCTTGCTGTTGATCCAGAAGGTGTTGTTTATCATGGCAGCCCTACTGAACCTACTGCTCTGCGCACCCAAGAGAGCATAAACTTCAGAAAGGATAAGCTCAAAGCTGTAATGGAGGAAGAGCCAGTGTTTCAGCAGGCACACAATAGTAGTGATGAATCTGAGGATGCATATGACAGTGATAACAATCCTTTCTCCATGGAGGAACATGTAGATCAAGATGAAGATTCACATGAAAATTCAGATGAGGAACAACTACATTATGAGGGTGACACTGATGTTGAGGATTTGTTTGAGATGGAGGAGgatgatgtgacagcccgatgccgacgccccagaagattcccctttatttccgtttccgtcgtatgaatattttgtttgttgcatcgtcatttagtttgcatcatcgcatcatgcgcatcatctgcattgcatcggcatctccattgtcgccaatttttcaaaagttgcatccgttgttagttgccggttctcgtcgttgtccgttccgagcccgaccacacacgcacgcgcccgcggcaacgtcaaaaccttgttttaaaagcgtgtgaaaaactttctctgattgggttggaacttggcgtgcggtcgtaattagttatagctaggtcgcctgtcaagtttcgtcgcaatcggagtccgtgtgatacccgaacggtcgatcgtagcggcaccgtattcagtctatcgtcggacgtctttcgatattttaaatctcgttgccgaGTCGCCCATTTTTCctttcatctccgcctagcccctccgcACAGTGCACATCAACCCTGTTTCACCGCAAACCGCCTTCGGTTTGTCAATTGATCTCCCTAACTTATATGTATTAGCCGTTCGATCTAGAATCGAAGGGCTCTAATTAGACATCATTTAGACCCGTTTGCTATTTATATGCAAACTAGCCCAGCCTACCCTAACCCTAGGCTATCAAATCCATTCGATCCTCCTCGCGCTGCCACCCACCTCCTTTCTTTCGGCGCCCGTCCGCCTGACCAACCCCGCAGCATTCGGCCTCCTGCTCAATCCCGAGTGGATCTAGGCAACCATCTCTCTCTGTTCCGTGGTCGATCACGAGGAGATCGGGCCCTCTGTGCCCCACGGCCTCCTCTATTTTCCCCTTGggccagcaacagcagcaacagccccGAGCCCCAACTAGCGCTCCCGATCTGGATTGGAGGGAGCAAGCTCCTGAGGCCAACCCCGTCGGCAGCCACAAGCATCGGACCAGGCTGCCCCTTGCCTGCTTCCTCGTCTCTCTGTTTCCCTCCCCATCACTCTCTaaggtctctctctccctctcttgtttcccgtgcagcagcagcaggaacACCATGGAGGGCTTCTCTACAGGACCTCGTCCCTCCGCACGGATCTAGGGAACGACCGTTGGATTCGTTCCTGCCGGACCTCCCTTGCACCGCCGCCCTCGCTGACCTCTCGTTGGTGGGTCGTCGTCGCCTCTTTCCCATCTctcttctttctctccctccatctcctctctCAATCTTTTTGTGTCTCGGGTTTTTAGAAGCTCCGGCCATGACCGCCTCTGTCAACCATCGTCCTGTCAGTGGATGGAGCTCCACCGCTGGGAGCGGATCCTCCCCGATCGGAGCTACCCATTTTTGCCATAAAACTTCGCCGGATTTGGCCTTCTCCGCGCCTCCTGCGTCCGCCCAGGCCTGCATCCCCGACCCTTTGTTTCAGGTTCAGTTTTCATCAGGTATG
Coding sequences within:
- the LOC123440124 gene encoding uncharacterized protein LOC123440124; translated protein: MERRPELRRSMTLSEQLSTPDPAIRDFLRIPADNSHLSADAGRTAADGGGSGGMVNWKPLRDRLRLRRSVNAWSSPSEKPSTTDSAGSLKNSGSGSHRSNKYIYAQGEATAAFSRTSSLRQTPTFSRAASTRVCSAATIGRADRSATVVDDEGSEDESEHDEDEEEGKEEAPAAQMSLMALLEQTDSWDEDEDEDEGAGGGASKNAHADDDEDDGEGREEEMVHVCCVCMVRHKGAAFIPCGHTFCRLCSRELWVSRGNCPLCNGFIQEILDIF